In a single window of the Manis pentadactyla isolate mManPen7 chromosome 14, mManPen7.hap1, whole genome shotgun sequence genome:
- the ZNF605 gene encoding zinc finger protein 605 isoform X1, which yields MIRSQISFEDVAVDFTLEEWQLLNPSQKNLYRDVMLENYSNLVFLGFQIIKPDAILKLEQEEPWMIDEEILSQNFSEEVWLDNLKMWHQDNQDKLKSMERGHEYDVSWKIFHSSINFVHLAMRPHKYGIGEKSLKYPFDFLIPKSNCGRKKLDELNKKLLFYIKPARIHGGIKYCDCNKCRKASSEESWLITNHITHRGVYLCIVCGKVFKKKSQFLIHQRTHTGEKPYGCSDCGKAFSQKSLLTIHQRTHSGEKPYGCNECPKAFIRKSLLILHQRTHTGEKPYGCNDCGKAFSRKSQLKRHQITHTIEKPYGCSDCGKAFSQKLKLITHQRTHTGEKPYKCGDCGKAFFWKSQLITHQRTHTGKKPYACSECKKAFSRNSLLIRHQRIHTGEKPYECSECGEAFIRKPQLTKHQITHTGEKNYQCSDCEEAFFKKSELMRHQKIHLGEKPYGCVECGKTFFGKSQLLTHQRTHTGEKPYECSECGKAFTQKSSLISHQRTHTGEKPYKCSECGKTFSEKSSLIHHQRTHTGEKPFECSECRKAFAWKPQLLRHQRIHTGEKPFECNDCGKAFVQKVQLIKHQRNHTGEKTYGCSDCAKAFFEKAQLIIHQRIHTGERPYKCVECGKSFTRKSHLMRHQRIHTGDKYYGCGECGSNFNRKSQLLVHQRDHII from the exons ATGATTAGGTCCCAG ATATCGTTTGAGGATGTGGCTGTGGATTTCACATTGGAAGAGTGGCAGCTACTTAATCCTTCTCAAAAGAACTTGTACAGAGATGTTATGTTGGAGAACTATAGCAATCTAGTTTTTTTGG GTTTTCAAATTATCAAACCTGACGCAATTTTGAAGCTGGAGCAAGAAGAGCCATGGATGATAGATGAAGAAATCCTAAGTCAAAACTTTTCAG aagAAGTCTGGCTAGATAATCTCAAAATGTGGCACCAAGATAATCAAGACAAACTAAAAAGTATGGAGAGAGGCCATGAATATGATGTTTCttggaaaatatttcattcaaGCATTAACTTTGTTCATTTAGCAATGAGACCCCATAAATATGGCATAGgtgaaaaaagtttgaaatatcctTTTGACTTTCTCATTCCAAAAAGTAACTGTGGAAGAAAGAAACTTGATGAACTCAATAAGAAATTATTATTCTATATCAAACCTGCCCGAATTCATGGTGGAATAAAATATTGTGACTGCAATAAGTGTAGAAAAGCCAGCAGTGAAGAGTCATGGCTCATTACAAATCATATAACCCATAGAGGAGTCTATTTATGCATAGTATGTGGCaaagtttttaagaaaaagtCTCAGTTTCTTATACATCAGAGAACTCATACAGGAGAGAAGCCCTATGGATGCAGTGACTGTGGAAAAGCCTTCTCACAGAAGTCATTGCTCACTATTCATCAAAGGACTCATTCAGGAGAAAAACCATATGGGTGTAATGAATGTCCAAAAGCTTTTATTAGGAAGTCACTGCTCATTTTACATCAGAGAACTCATACAGGAGAAAAGCCCTATGGATGCAATGACTGTGGAAAAGCCTTTAGCAGGAAGTCACAGCTTAAAAGACATCAGATAACCCATACAATAGAGAAACCCTATGGCTGCAGTGACTGTGGAAAAGCTTTCTCCCAGAAATTAAAGCTCATTACACATCAGAGAACacacacaggagagaaaccctataaATGTGGTGATTGCGGAAAAGCCTTCTTTTGGAAATCTCAGCTCATTACTCATCAGAGGACTCACACAGGGAAAAAACCTTATGCATGCAGTGAATGTAAAAAAGCCTTCAGCAGGAACTCACTCCTTATTAGGCATCAGAGGattcatacaggagagaaaccaTATGAATGCAGTGAATGTGGTGAAGCCTTCATCAGAAAACCACAACTTACTAAACATCAAATAACTCATACAGGAGAGAAGAACTATCAATGCAGTGATTGTGAAGAAGCCTTCTTTAAAAAGTCAGAGCTAATGAGACATCAAAAAATTCATTTAGGAGAGAAACCCTATGGATGTGTTGAATGTGGAAAAACCTTCTTTGGGAAGTCACAGCTCCTAACACATCAAAGaactcacactggagagaaaccttatgaatgcagtgaatgtgggaaagccttcactCAGAAGTCAAGTCTGATATCACATCAAAGAACACATACAGGTGAGAAACCTTACAAGTGCAGTGAATGTGGAAAAACCTTCAGTGAGAAGTCAAGTCTTATTCACCATCAGAGAACTCATACTGGAGAAAAACCCTTTGAATGTAGTGAATGTAGGAAAGCTTTTGCTTGGAAGCCACAGCTTCTTAggcatcagagaattcatacagGGGAGAAGCCCTTTGAATGCAATGATTGTGGGAAAGCATTTGTTCAGAAAGTGCAGCTCATTAAGCATCAGAGAAATCATACAGGAGAGAAAACCTATGGCTGCAGTGACTGTGCAAAAGCCTTCTTTGAGAAGGCACAGCTCATTatacatcagagaattcatacggGAGAGAGACCCTATAAGTGTGTTGAATGTGGGAAGTCTTTCACTAGAAAATCACACCTTATGagacatcagagaattcatacagGTGATAAATATTATGGATGTGGTGAATGTGGGAGTAACTTCAACAGAAAGTCACAGCTCTTGGTACATCAGAGAGACCACATAATATAG
- the ZNF605 gene encoding zinc finger protein 605 isoform X2, translating into MIDEEILSQNFSEEVWLDNLKMWHQDNQDKLKSMERGHEYDVSWKIFHSSINFVHLAMRPHKYGIGEKSLKYPFDFLIPKSNCGRKKLDELNKKLLFYIKPARIHGGIKYCDCNKCRKASSEESWLITNHITHRGVYLCIVCGKVFKKKSQFLIHQRTHTGEKPYGCSDCGKAFSQKSLLTIHQRTHSGEKPYGCNECPKAFIRKSLLILHQRTHTGEKPYGCNDCGKAFSRKSQLKRHQITHTIEKPYGCSDCGKAFSQKLKLITHQRTHTGEKPYKCGDCGKAFFWKSQLITHQRTHTGKKPYACSECKKAFSRNSLLIRHQRIHTGEKPYECSECGEAFIRKPQLTKHQITHTGEKNYQCSDCEEAFFKKSELMRHQKIHLGEKPYGCVECGKTFFGKSQLLTHQRTHTGEKPYECSECGKAFTQKSSLISHQRTHTGEKPYKCSECGKTFSEKSSLIHHQRTHTGEKPFECSECRKAFAWKPQLLRHQRIHTGEKPFECNDCGKAFVQKVQLIKHQRNHTGEKTYGCSDCAKAFFEKAQLIIHQRIHTGERPYKCVECGKSFTRKSHLMRHQRIHTGDKYYGCGECGSNFNRKSQLLVHQRDHII; encoded by the exons ATGATAGATGAAGAAATCCTAAGTCAAAACTTTTCAG aagAAGTCTGGCTAGATAATCTCAAAATGTGGCACCAAGATAATCAAGACAAACTAAAAAGTATGGAGAGAGGCCATGAATATGATGTTTCttggaaaatatttcattcaaGCATTAACTTTGTTCATTTAGCAATGAGACCCCATAAATATGGCATAGgtgaaaaaagtttgaaatatcctTTTGACTTTCTCATTCCAAAAAGTAACTGTGGAAGAAAGAAACTTGATGAACTCAATAAGAAATTATTATTCTATATCAAACCTGCCCGAATTCATGGTGGAATAAAATATTGTGACTGCAATAAGTGTAGAAAAGCCAGCAGTGAAGAGTCATGGCTCATTACAAATCATATAACCCATAGAGGAGTCTATTTATGCATAGTATGTGGCaaagtttttaagaaaaagtCTCAGTTTCTTATACATCAGAGAACTCATACAGGAGAGAAGCCCTATGGATGCAGTGACTGTGGAAAAGCCTTCTCACAGAAGTCATTGCTCACTATTCATCAAAGGACTCATTCAGGAGAAAAACCATATGGGTGTAATGAATGTCCAAAAGCTTTTATTAGGAAGTCACTGCTCATTTTACATCAGAGAACTCATACAGGAGAAAAGCCCTATGGATGCAATGACTGTGGAAAAGCCTTTAGCAGGAAGTCACAGCTTAAAAGACATCAGATAACCCATACAATAGAGAAACCCTATGGCTGCAGTGACTGTGGAAAAGCTTTCTCCCAGAAATTAAAGCTCATTACACATCAGAGAACacacacaggagagaaaccctataaATGTGGTGATTGCGGAAAAGCCTTCTTTTGGAAATCTCAGCTCATTACTCATCAGAGGACTCACACAGGGAAAAAACCTTATGCATGCAGTGAATGTAAAAAAGCCTTCAGCAGGAACTCACTCCTTATTAGGCATCAGAGGattcatacaggagagaaaccaTATGAATGCAGTGAATGTGGTGAAGCCTTCATCAGAAAACCACAACTTACTAAACATCAAATAACTCATACAGGAGAGAAGAACTATCAATGCAGTGATTGTGAAGAAGCCTTCTTTAAAAAGTCAGAGCTAATGAGACATCAAAAAATTCATTTAGGAGAGAAACCCTATGGATGTGTTGAATGTGGAAAAACCTTCTTTGGGAAGTCACAGCTCCTAACACATCAAAGaactcacactggagagaaaccttatgaatgcagtgaatgtgggaaagccttcactCAGAAGTCAAGTCTGATATCACATCAAAGAACACATACAGGTGAGAAACCTTACAAGTGCAGTGAATGTGGAAAAACCTTCAGTGAGAAGTCAAGTCTTATTCACCATCAGAGAACTCATACTGGAGAAAAACCCTTTGAATGTAGTGAATGTAGGAAAGCTTTTGCTTGGAAGCCACAGCTTCTTAggcatcagagaattcatacagGGGAGAAGCCCTTTGAATGCAATGATTGTGGGAAAGCATTTGTTCAGAAAGTGCAGCTCATTAAGCATCAGAGAAATCATACAGGAGAGAAAACCTATGGCTGCAGTGACTGTGCAAAAGCCTTCTTTGAGAAGGCACAGCTCATTatacatcagagaattcatacggGAGAGAGACCCTATAAGTGTGTTGAATGTGGGAAGTCTTTCACTAGAAAATCACACCTTATGagacatcagagaattcatacagGTGATAAATATTATGGATGTGGTGAATGTGGGAGTAACTTCAACAGAAAGTCACAGCTCTTGGTACATCAGAGAGACCACATAATATAG